Proteins from a single region of Equus asinus isolate D_3611 breed Donkey chromosome 17, EquAss-T2T_v2, whole genome shotgun sequence:
- the LOC106822546 gene encoding olfactory receptor 5B3-like, with amino-acid sequence MENNTEVTEFILLGLTNAPELQVPLFIIFTFIYLTNVLGNLGMILLILLDSCLHTPMYFFLSNLSLADICYSTAVTPKMMAGFLLGDKVISYNACAAQMFFFAVFATVESYLLASMACDRYAAVCKPLHYSTMMTTSMCTRLAIGSYICGFLNASIHVGDVFSLSFCKSNMVPHFFCDVPALMALSCSYRHVSELILALLESFNIFFALLVILISYLFIFVTILKMPSVEGYMKALSTCASHLTTVSIFYGTVIFMYLQPSSSHSMDTDKIASVFYTMIIPMLNPMVYSLRNKEVKSAFKKAVEKAKLSLGFRS; translated from the coding sequence ATGGAGAACAACACAGAAGTGACTGAGTTCATCCTGCTGGGACTAACCAATGCCCCAGAACTGCAGGTTCCTCTCTTTatcattttcactttcatttatctCACTAATGTACTTGGAAATCTAGGGATGATCCTGTTGATTCTCTTGGACTCTTGtctccacactcccatgtactttttcctcagtaACTTGTCTCTGGCGGACATTTGTTACTCTACAGCTGTCACTCCCAAGATGATGGCTGGGTTTCTTTTAGGTGACAAGGTCATCTCCTACAATGCATGTGCTGCTCAGATGTTCTTTTTTGCAGTCTTTGCCACTGTGGAAAGTTACCTCTTGGCCTCTATGGCCTGTGACCGCTATGCAGCAGTGTGTAAACCCCTACATTATAGCACCATGATGACAACAAGTATGTGTACACGTCTGGCCATAGGCTCCTATATCTGTGGTTTCCTGAATGCCTCTATCCATGTTGGGGATGTATTCAGTCTTTCTTTCTGTAAGTCCAATATGGTCCCtcactttttctgtgatgttCCAGCTCTCATGGCCCTCTCTTGCTCTTACAGACATGTTAGTGAGCTGATCCTTGCTCTTCTGGAAAGCTTCAACATCTTTTTTGCTCTCCTGGTAATCTTGATTTCCTACCTGTTCATATTTGTCACCATCCTAAAGATGCCCTCAGTAGAAGGATACATGAAGGCTTTATCCACCTGTGCTTCTCACCTCACTACAGTCTCCATCTTCTATGGGACAGTCATCTTCATGTACTTACAGCCTAGCTCCAGTCATTCCATGGACACAGACAAAATTGCATCTGTGTTCTATACAATGATCATCCCTATGCTAAATCCCATGgtctacagcctgaggaacaaaGAGGTCAAGAGTGCTTTCAAGAAGGCTGTTGAGAAGGCAAAATTGTCTCTAGGCTTCAGATCTTAA
- the LOC106822545 gene encoding olfactory receptor 5B12-like, with translation MENISEATEFILVGLTDAQEMQVLLFIVFTLIYFITLVGNLGMIMLILLGSQLHTPMYFFLSNLSLVDCVYASAVTPKVIVGFLTGANIISYNACAAQMFFFAAFAISENFLLASMAFDRHAAVCKPLHYTTIMTNTVCTLLVTSSYICGLLQSSIHVAFTFHLFFCRSNVINHFFCDILPLLALSCSDTHTNEIVLFTLAASSIFFTLLVILNSYMFIFIAILRMHSAEGQKKAFSTCASHLTTVSIFYGTIIFMYLQPSSNHSMDTDKMASVFYTMVIPMLNPLVYSLRNKEVKSAFKKVVGKAKSSLGLAF, from the coding sequence ATGGAGAACATTTCAGAGGCAACTGAATTCATTCTTGTGGGGTTAACAGATGCCCAAGAGATGCAAGtacttttatttatagttttcactCTCATTTACTTCATCACTCTGGTTGGGAACCTGGGGATGATCATGTTGATTCTTTTGGGCTCTCAactccacactcccatgtacttttttctcagtaaCCTCTCCCTGGTGGACTGTGTTTATGCCTCAGCTGTCACTCCCAAAGTAATAGTGGGGTTTCTCACTGGAGCTAACATCATTTCCTACAATGCATGTGCTGCCCAGATGTTCTTCTTTGCAGCCTTTGCCATTAGTGAAAATTTCCTCCTGGCCTCAATGGCCTTTGACCGCCATGCAGCAGTGTGTAAACCCCTGCATTACACCACCATCATGACAAATACTGTGTGTACCTTACTGGTCACTAGCTCTTACATCTGTGGACTTTTACAGTCTTCTATCCATGTTGCCTTCACTTTCCACCTCTTCTTCTGTCGTTCCAACGTGATtaatcactttttctgtgacattCTCCCACTACTGGCTCTCTCTTGCTCTGACACCCACACAAATGAAATTGTGCTCTTCACATTGGCAGCGTCCAGTATCTTTTTCACTCTCTTGGTTATCTTGAACTCttacatgttcatttttattgctatcCTGAGGATGCACTCAGCTGAGGGACAAAAgaaggccttctccacctgtgcatCCCATCTAACCACTGTTTCCATCTTCTATGGGACAATCATCTTCATGTACTTACAGCCAAGTTCTAATCATTCCATGGACACAGACAAAATGGCATCCGTATTCTATACTATGGTCATCCCCATGCTGAACCCTCTGGTCTACAGCTTGAGGAATAAAGAAGTCAAGAGTGCATTCAAAAAGGTAGTTGGAAAAGCAAAGTCTTCATTGGGCTTAGCCTTCTAA